A genomic region of Ignavibacteria bacterium contains the following coding sequences:
- a CDS encoding xanthine dehydrogenase family protein produces the protein MKEKFNVVGKPVVRPDGKEKVTGEAKFADDYRFPNMLFGVMVRTKATHALIKQIDYSEIKNHPSIITIVDANDIKGLKKTGLIRKDQPVFAFDKIVTPGDVVAMLVGNDEDELRLLARKVKVELEELPVLTDPRKALEPDAPLIHPEFGTNLIVHHPLRKGNIDKGFAESEFILEQTYTTPHIEHAYIEPECVTAIPLEGDKGVHIIGSIQNPFTARRIVAEVLGLPLNKVKIEQAELGGSFGGKDDIMCILSARAAVAALKIRRPIKIKYTREESIIESYKRHPYIMHYKVGYNRDGKIKAMKIDILADGGAYCSMTPFVTWRSVVQATGPYEIENVWTDVRGVYTNNPYTGAMRGFGSPQIIFAQESLMDDIAVSLGMTPDEIRKINGYRPGSITASGQRLENHDVNLLKVLETACDATNFREKWLENEKHHNRRIPTIEFKEKIKKHNLILEKEQFVHPEDVWKKGIGLAVSFRGSSLGAEGVDAAAAYLSIQNDGSAYLLCGLAENGQGMKTTYAIIVSEILGIPVENIYYLELTTAHIPDSGPTVASRSTIMGGGAVKNAAEVLRKRFENFIRDFWNLSNEDVIAFENNQVFVKGKQNLNLSFPEFVSIAYKNSVCLATIGWYPGPKIHWNEENGQGSAYFTYVYGCQVAEVRVNIVTGEVYVDRVTAVHDPGKVINLLGALGQVYGGVTQGTGYAIFEELDKHNGFPRELNFDQYIIPTSKDIGEIIPIFVEGKDELGPWGAKSLGEPTLELTSAAINNAIRNAVGERYFNLPINLEEVILKRKPKPEDLKRGSL, from the coding sequence ATGAAAGAAAAATTTAATGTTGTCGGAAAACCTGTTGTTCGTCCCGATGGAAAGGAAAAAGTAACAGGCGAAGCTAAATTCGCCGATGATTACAGATTCCCGAATATGTTGTTCGGAGTAATGGTAAGGACAAAAGCCACTCATGCTTTGATTAAGCAGATTGACTATTCAGAAATTAAAAATCATCCATCAATAATTACGATTGTCGATGCAAACGACATTAAGGGCTTGAAAAAAACTGGATTGATTAGAAAAGATCAACCTGTTTTTGCATTTGATAAAATTGTAACGCCCGGGGATGTTGTGGCAATGTTAGTTGGTAATGATGAAGATGAATTGCGATTACTCGCCAGAAAAGTTAAAGTGGAACTGGAAGAACTTCCCGTATTGACAGACCCGCGCAAAGCACTTGAGCCAGATGCTCCATTAATTCATCCTGAATTTGGAACTAATCTTATTGTTCATCATCCGTTGAGAAAAGGTAATATTGATAAAGGATTTGCCGAATCTGAATTTATTCTTGAACAGACATACACAACTCCACACATCGAACACGCATATATTGAACCAGAGTGTGTAACTGCCATTCCACTTGAAGGCGATAAAGGTGTTCATATAATTGGAAGCATTCAGAATCCATTTACTGCAAGAAGAATTGTTGCAGAAGTTTTAGGCTTACCTTTAAATAAAGTTAAAATTGAACAAGCAGAGCTCGGAGGTTCTTTCGGTGGAAAAGATGATATTATGTGTATTTTATCTGCAAGAGCAGCAGTTGCCGCATTAAAAATTCGTCGCCCGATTAAAATTAAATACACAAGAGAAGAATCAATTATCGAATCATATAAACGTCATCCTTACATAATGCATTATAAAGTTGGTTACAATCGTGATGGAAAAATTAAGGCAATGAAAATTGATATTCTTGCCGATGGTGGTGCTTATTGTTCAATGACTCCATTTGTTACATGGCGTTCAGTTGTGCAAGCAACTGGACCTTATGAAATTGAAAATGTCTGGACTGATGTTCGTGGGGTTTACACAAATAATCCTTATACCGGAGCAATGCGTGGATTTGGTTCACCTCAAATCATCTTTGCTCAAGAATCATTGATGGATGATATCGCTGTTAGTCTTGGAATGACGCCGGATGAAATAAGAAAAATAAATGGTTACAGACCAGGTTCAATTACTGCAAGCGGGCAGAGACTCGAAAATCACGATGTTAATCTTCTTAAAGTTCTTGAAACAGCTTGTGATGCAACTAACTTTAGAGAAAAATGGCTTGAGAATGAGAAACATCACAATCGTAGAATTCCAACAATCGAATTCAAAGAAAAAATAAAGAAGCACAATTTGATTCTTGAGAAAGAACAATTCGTTCACCCGGAAGACGTATGGAAAAAAGGTATTGGACTTGCGGTCAGCTTTCGAGGAAGTTCACTTGGTGCGGAAGGTGTTGACGCAGCTGCTGCATATTTATCTATTCAAAATGATGGAAGTGCTTATTTACTTTGTGGACTTGCTGAAAATGGTCAGGGAATGAAAACAACTTATGCAATTATTGTTTCAGAAATTCTGGGCATTCCGGTTGAAAATATTTACTACCTTGAACTGACAACGGCGCACATTCCAGATAGTGGACCAACTGTTGCTTCTCGTTCTACAATAATGGGTGGTGGTGCTGTAAAAAATGCTGCTGAAGTTTTGAGAAAAAGATTTGAGAATTTCATCAGAGATTTCTGGAATTTGAGTAATGAAGATGTTATTGCTTTTGAAAACAATCAGGTGTTTGTAAAAGGAAAACAAAATCTCAATCTTTCTTTTCCTGAATTTGTAAGTATCGCTTATAAAAATTCAGTTTGTCTGGCAACAATTGGTTGGTACCCAGGACCAAAAATTCATTGGAATGAAGAAAATGGTCAAGGTTCTGCTTATTTCACTTATGTTTATGGTTGTCAGGTTGCTGAAGTTCGTGTGAACATTGTGACAGGAGAAGTTTATGTTGATCGAGTAACTGCAGTTCATGACCCTGGTAAAGTTATAAATTTGCTTGGTGCACTTGGTCAAGTTTATGGTGGAGTTACTCAAGGAACTGGATACGCAATTTTTGAAGAGCTGGATAAGCACAATGGTTTTCCGAGAGAATTAAATTTTGATCAATACATCATTCCGACAAGTAAAGATATAGGAGAAATTATTCCAATATTTGTTGAAGGAAAAGATGAACTTGGTCCGTGGGGAGCAAAATCTCTTGGTGAACCAACTCTTGAATTAACATCTGCTGCAATTAATAATGCAATACGAAATGCCGTAGGTGAAAGATATTTTAATCTTCCAATCAATCTTGAAGAAGTTATCCTCAAAAGAAAGCCAAAGCCGGAAGATTTGAAGCGAGGAAGTTTATGA